CTTCTACTGCGAAAGATTTTTTTATCTCTAATATTTTCTCTAGTCGATCTATATCATCGAAGCTTAAGACATGATTTTCAATGATGCTTCCTATTACATTTCCAACTTTCTTATTGCAAATACGGTTAAAAATATCTTCTGCATAATCCCTTACGGCTTCTTTCTCTACAATATTGGCAGTGTAAATAAACTTTCTACCTTCTTGCTCTGTATTTAGTACGCCTTTTTCAACTAATCGACCTAAGATCGTTTTGATAGTGGATTCTGTCCAGTCCATTTTTTCTTTCAATACAGAGATGACTGTTTTACTAGTTACTCGATCATTTGCCCAAACTACACGCATTACTTCCCATTCAGCATCTGTGATAGAAGTATTAAGTTCTATTGTGCTCATTTTCCTTTCCTCCTTGTCGTTTACAAATGTAAACGAATATGTTCAAAATAAGTCTACTATTGTAAACGAAATTTGTCAAGTCTTTTTATTAAATTCTCACTTTTTGGGGTCAGTCCCTTAAAACTGAAAGTTTTAAAATGAAATTAGCCATCTACCTATACTGTGAGATGAAGGCTACGACTCATTCTGATAAGTCATCGATTTCATTTGATGACAGGTTTGGAGCTGTTAGGCAAATTTGCCAAGGCTAATCATAGCCTTGCTTTAGCCCAAAAAAGACATCCAAGAGATTTCTCTTGAATGTCTGTAAACGCTGATATAATCGTAGGTCGCTTTGCTTTAAATTATACTTTTTTCTTAAACATTTGATACGAGTAGGTATTTCTTGTGAGTAATTTTCATCAAAAATTTCATATATAATCTCCCTATAATCATGGAAAAGTAGTAAAAATAGTTGTTATCCTAGTTGATTAAAAAAATCTCTGATTTCCTCATCTTTTATAAAATAATATATAATTTTCCCCTCTCTTCTAGTGTCCAAGATGTTTTGATTGGCTAGTTTACGAAGATGGTGGGAGGCAGATGCCATACTGAGATTTAATAAACAGGCTATATCGCAGACACAGAGTTCTTCGACGGCAAGGAGATAAAAGATGATATTTATCTGTTTATTATCGGTAAATTTTGATAAAATGCGAAGTGATTTTTGGACTTTTTCCTTTTCAAGGTAGTTCGTTGCGGTTGTAACATTTTGTTGATTTATAACATCCACTTGACAGATACTATCTTTTTTCATTATTTTTTCTCCTAGCCTAACACAGCCCATAGCATGTCAAAGCTGTTGTTTTCAATCAGGATATATATCCCCAATCCTAAATAAACAACGGCAATAAACCATTTGCTATATTTTTCCAAAGTTTCTCCAACAGAAGGGATTTGTGCCAATTTTTGGGCAGAGAAAACCAAGAGATAAATCATGACTAGAAAGGTAAGTAAAGCCACTATCAAATTCGCTAAATTTAAGGTAGTAAAATATGGGACAAAGACACCAATATTGTCAGCACCACAACTTGCAAAAGTAATCATAGTGTAGCGTTACAATAGATGTGAGACTTCTAGAAGTCAAAAAGAAGATTCCCTGATATGATAAGAGTACCACCTACTCATCAAAAAGGAAATCTTCTCATGACTAGTATACCACAAAATCTTCGCTATTTGCCACACACTCTGGAAACACGCTACCACGCTGTTAAAACCTATCGAAATGGAGCTTCTGTCACCTTCATCTGTCGACGCTACAAGGTCTCAAAAGCCTCTCTCATGCGGTGGAACAAGCGATTCGACGGCACCAAAGAATCGCTGAAAGACCGGTCGCATCGACCTCTAACACCTCATCCAAAAGCTCATACCGAACAGGAGCTTACCTGGATTAAAAATTGCATCCGAAGAAATCCACAGGCAACCCTCATCGAAATATTCTACAAGCTCAAAACTAATAAGGGCTATGACCGCCATCCCTGCTCTCTCTTTCGAATCTTGAGAAAACTTGATTTCTTCAAATCCCCTAAAACTAAGCAGAAAACCTATGTGCCTAGGCCTTACCATACCCCAACTGA
The sequence above is a segment of the Streptococcus suis genome. Coding sequences within it:
- a CDS encoding CopY/TcrY family copper transport repressor encodes the protein MSTIELNTSITDAEWEVMRVVWANDRVTSKTVISVLKEKMDWTESTIKTILGRLVEKGVLNTEQEGRKFIYTANIVEKEAVRDYAEDIFNRICNKKVGNVIGSIIENHVLSFDDIDRLEKILEIKKSFAVEEVACNCPEGQCECHLHHH
- the cadX gene encoding Cd(II)/Zn(II)-sensing metalloregulatory transcriptional regulator CadX; translated protein: MKKDSICQVDVINQQNVTTATNYLEKEKVQKSLRILSKFTDNKQINIIFYLLAVEELCVCDIACLLNLSMASASHHLRKLANQNILDTRREGKIIYYFIKDEEIRDFFNQLG